The Silene latifolia isolate original U9 population chromosome Y, ASM4854445v1, whole genome shotgun sequence sequence aggtctccccaacacgatgTCATCATGACTTATTTAAACTCCTTATTGGCCTTTTCACGCTTAGTCTTAtccttaattttctcccatgtgggacagtctttgatcatatgatcagACTCTCCACCCTTAAAGCATTCTCTGTTAGCAAACGATGTTTTTTATCATATGATAAgactctccacacttgaagcatccataCTTTTACCTTTACTTGGTTTGGCTTCATCGTTATCTAGGACGATCTCATGAGCCAGAAGAGCTCCTATAAGCTCTTGATAAGATAAAGAAGTAAGGTCTCTTGATTCCTGCATTGCTGTGATCTTCAGATGCCATTTTTTATCAGACTCCTAAGGAattttctagcaatgtcctcagatTCAAACTTTCTGCCAAGATTTTTCAATTCATATATAATGCTAGAAAATCGTGCAGACATGCTATCAAGAGATTCATTTGGCTCCATTGTAAATAGCTCATATTTctgaatcagcaagtcaatacgatatttctTAACGATTGTTGTTCgctcataagctaattcaagaccatcccatatttccttggccgaggtACAAGAGGAAAAATGATCGAATTCATTAGATGTCATGCCATTTTGCAACAGGCTTattgctttcgagtttttctcagccttcttgtaatcaaccTCCATATAGTCTTCTTTGTTTTTCTAATAGGTGGTGTCTTCAGTAGATCCGACCAAAAATTTATTCAGTCCATTCTGTATGATCTTCCAGCACTCCTAATCGTGTCACTTCACATaatgtgtcatcatgtttttccaaagtccataattcttcccatcaaagacgggacactttagatacttggaatccatttcacacatGTAAGGCGGCGGaattaaaagtaaataaaataaaaagatatagACGGATCAGCCTCTTTGTTGTTAGGCAATCAAGAGAACGAAGCTCTCATactaattgaagagtctatcaatccgaaatactcaagagaagggggggggggggattgagTATAAAAACTTTAGCCCACTTTTTTGATTGTCCGTATGAgcgtaaataaataattaattatttaaagtttatcgattaaactttaactaattaatcaACCAATGTAAAGGTAAACGAAACAATAAAGAAAAACGAGTGACACACGTGGTTTTGAAGtagttcagtttcacaagtcgaaacctacgtcaaCTATTCTAGATTAATaactttagtacctttctacggattacaaaat is a genomic window containing:
- the LOC141631513 gene encoding uncharacterized protein LOC141631513, with protein sequence MEVDYKKAEKNSKAISLLQNGMTSNEFDHFSSCTSAKEIWDGLELAYERTTIVKKYRIDLLIQKYELFTMEPNESLDSMSARFSSIIYELKNLGRKFESEDIARKFLRSLIKNGI